The Bacillus vallismortis genome window below encodes:
- the purQ gene encoding phosphoribosylformylglycinamidine synthase subunit PurQ — MKFAVIVLPGSNCDIDMYHAVKDELGHEAEYVWHEETSLDGFDGVLIPGGFSYGDYLRCGAIARFANIMPAVKQAAAEGKPVLGVCNGFQILQELGLLPGAMRRNKDLKFICRPAELIVQNDETLFTSSYEKGQSITIPVAHGEGNFYCDDDTLASLKENNQIAFTYGSDINGSVSGIAGVVNEKGNVLGMMPHPERAVDELLGSADGLKLFQSIVKNWRETHVTTA; from the coding sequence TGTAAAGGATGAGCTCGGCCATGAAGCGGAATACGTCTGGCATGAGGAAACAAGCCTTGACGGCTTCGATGGCGTATTAATTCCGGGAGGATTTTCTTACGGCGATTATTTGAGATGCGGGGCTATTGCCCGATTTGCGAATATTATGCCAGCTGTCAAACAGGCGGCGGCTGAAGGAAAACCAGTTCTCGGCGTCTGCAACGGATTTCAAATTTTACAAGAGCTTGGCCTTCTGCCAGGCGCAATGAGACGCAACAAAGATTTGAAGTTCATTTGCCGGCCTGCTGAATTAATTGTTCAGAACGACGAAACATTATTCACATCTTCCTACGAAAAGGGCCAATCGATTACAATCCCGGTTGCTCATGGTGAAGGGAACTTCTACTGTGATGACGACACACTTGCTTCATTGAAAGAAAACAACCAAATTGCTTTCACATACGGCTCCGATATTAACGGAAGTGTCAGCGGCATTGCCGGTGTCGTGAATGAGAAAGGCAACGTATTAGGCATGATGCCTCACCCTGAGCGCGCGGTCGATGAACTGCTTGGAAGCGCCGACGGTCTTAAATTATTTCAGTCTATCGTGAAAAATTGGAGGGAAACTCATGTCACTACTGCTTGA
- the purL gene encoding phosphoribosylformylglycinamidine synthase subunit PurL: MSLLLEPSKEQIKEEKMYQQMGVSDDEFALIESILGRLPNYTEIGIFSVMWSEHCSYKNSKPILRKFPTSGERVLQGPGEGAGIVDIGDNQAVVFKIESHNHPSALEPYQGAATGVGGIIRDVFSMGARPIAVLNSLRFGELTSPRVKYLFEEVVAGIAGYGNCIGIPTVGGEVQFDSSYEGNPLVNAMCVGLINHEDIKKGQAKGVGNTVMYVGAKTGRDGIHGATFASEEMSDSSEDKRSAVQVGDPFMEKLLLEACLEVIQCDALVGIQDMGAAGLTSSSAEMASKAGSGIEMNLDLIPQRETGMTAYEMMLSESQERMLLVIERGREQEIIDIFDKYDLEAVSVGRVTDDKMLRLTHKGEIVCELPVDALAEEAPVYHKPSQEPAYYREFLETDVPAPQIENANETLKALLQQPTIASKEWVYDQYDYMVRTNTVVAPGSDAGVLRIRGTKKALAMTTDCNARYLYLDPEVGGKIAVAEAARNIICSGAEPLAVTDNLNFGNPEKPEIFWQIEKAADGISEACNVLSTPVIGGNVSLYNESNGTAIYPTPVIGMVGLIEDTAHITTQHFKQAGDLVYVIGETKPEFAGSELQKMTEGSIYGKAPQIDLDVELSRQKALLDAIKKGFVQSAHDVSEGGLGVAIAESVMTTENLGANVTVEGEAALLFSESQSRFVVSVKKEHQAAFEATVKDAVHIGEVTADGLLAIQNQDGQQLIHAQTNDLERAWKGAIPCLLKSKA, from the coding sequence ATGTCACTACTGCTTGAACCAAGTAAAGAACAAATAAAAGAAGAGAAAATGTATCAGCAAATGGGTGTCAGTGATGATGAGTTTGCATTGATTGAATCCATTCTTGGCAGATTGCCGAACTACACAGAAATCGGAATTTTTTCTGTCATGTGGTCAGAGCATTGCAGCTACAAAAACTCTAAGCCGATTCTGCGTAAATTCCCGACAAGCGGCGAGCGTGTGCTGCAAGGTCCGGGGGAAGGCGCCGGAATCGTTGATATCGGTGACAACCAAGCGGTTGTGTTCAAAATTGAATCACATAACCACCCATCAGCTCTCGAGCCTTATCAAGGTGCTGCGACTGGCGTAGGCGGCATTATCCGTGACGTATTCTCAATGGGTGCCCGTCCAATCGCTGTATTGAACTCTCTTCGATTTGGTGAACTGACTTCACCGCGTGTGAAGTACTTGTTTGAAGAAGTAGTAGCGGGTATCGCGGGATACGGCAACTGTATCGGCATCCCGACAGTCGGCGGAGAAGTGCAGTTTGACAGCAGCTATGAAGGAAATCCGCTCGTTAACGCAATGTGCGTCGGTTTAATTAATCATGAAGACATTAAAAAAGGCCAGGCGAAGGGTGTCGGCAACACAGTGATGTACGTAGGAGCGAAAACAGGGCGTGACGGAATCCACGGCGCTACGTTTGCTTCGGAAGAAATGTCTGATTCGTCTGAAGACAAGCGCTCTGCCGTTCAAGTCGGCGATCCGTTTATGGAAAAGCTTTTGCTTGAAGCATGTCTGGAAGTCATCCAATGTGATGCGTTAGTCGGCATTCAGGATATGGGAGCTGCCGGTTTAACAAGCTCAAGCGCGGAAATGGCAAGTAAAGCCGGCTCTGGCATTGAGATGAATCTTGACCTGATTCCTCAGCGTGAAACAGGTATGACTGCATATGAAATGATGCTTTCTGAATCACAGGAGCGGATGCTTTTGGTCATCGAGCGCGGACGTGAGCAGGAGATCATCGATATTTTTGACAAGTACGATCTTGAAGCGGTTTCTGTCGGACGTGTAACAGATGATAAGATGCTTCGCCTCACACACAAAGGTGAGATTGTGTGCGAGCTGCCCGTTGATGCCTTGGCAGAAGAAGCGCCGGTTTACCATAAGCCTTCTCAAGAGCCTGCTTACTACCGCGAGTTTTTAGAGACGGATGTTCCGGCTCCGCAAATTGAAAATGCGAATGAAACACTGAAGGCACTCCTGCAGCAGCCGACGATCGCAAGCAAAGAGTGGGTTTACGATCAATATGACTACATGGTGCGGACGAACACAGTTGTCGCTCCTGGATCTGACGCAGGTGTTCTCAGAATCCGCGGAACGAAAAAGGCGCTGGCGATGACGACAGACTGTAACGCGCGTTATCTCTATCTTGATCCTGAAGTCGGCGGAAAAATTGCTGTCGCTGAAGCGGCGCGCAACATCATTTGCTCGGGCGCAGAGCCGCTTGCGGTCACAGATAACCTTAACTTCGGAAACCCGGAGAAACCGGAAATCTTCTGGCAGATCGAAAAAGCGGCTGACGGCATCAGCGAGGCGTGCAATGTTCTCAGCACACCGGTTATCGGCGGAAACGTATCGCTTTACAACGAATCAAACGGCACGGCGATTTACCCGACACCTGTTATCGGCATGGTCGGCTTAATTGAAGATACAGCCCACATTACAACACAGCATTTCAAACAAGCGGGTGATCTCGTCTACGTGATCGGTGAAACAAAACCTGAGTTTGCGGGAAGCGAGCTGCAAAAAATGACAGAAGGCAGCATTTACGGAAAAGCGCCGCAAATCGATCTTGATGTAGAGCTGTCACGCCAAAAAGCATTGCTTGACGCGATTAAAAAAGGCTTTGTTCAATCCGCGCATGATGTGTCTGAAGGCGGCTTAGGCGTAGCGATTGCAGAAAGTGTCATGACGACGGAAAACCTTGGCGCGAACGTGACTGTAGAAGGGGAAGCGGCGTTATTATTCTCTGAATCTCAATCCCGCTTTGTCGTTTCTGTGAAAAAAGAACATCAAGCAGCGTTTGAAGCGACTGTAAAAGATGCCGTTCATATCGGTGAGGTAACAGCGGACGGACTTCTGGCGATTCAAAACCAAGACGGACAACAATTGATTCATGCGCAAACGAATGATCTTGAACGCGCATGGAAAGGAGCTATCCCATGCTTGCTGAAATCAAAGGCTTAA
- the purF gene encoding amidophosphoribosyltransferase: MLAEIKGLNEECGVFGIWGHEEAPQITYYGLHSLQHRGQEGAGIVATDGEKLTAHKGQGLITEVFQNGELSKVKGKGAIGHVRYATAGGGGYENVQPLLFRSQNNGSLALAHNGNLVNATQLKQQLENQGSIFQTSSDTEVLAHLIKRSGHFTLKDQMKNSLSMLKGAYAFLIMTETEMIVALDPNGLRPLSIGMMGDAYVVASETCAFDVVGATYLREVEPGEMLIINDEGMKSERFSMNINRSICSMEYIYFSRPDSNIEGINVHSARKNLGKMLAQESAVEADVVTGVPDSSISAAIGYAEATGIPYELGLIKNRYVGRTFIQPSQALREQGVRMKLSAVRGVVEGKRVVMVDDSIVRGTTSRRIVTMLREAGATEVHVKISSPPIAHPCFYGIDTSTHEELIASSHSVEEIRQEIGADTLSFLSVEGLLKGIGRKYDDSNCGQCLACFTGKYPTEIYQDTVLPHVKEAVLTK, encoded by the coding sequence ATGCTTGCTGAAATCAAAGGCTTAAATGAAGAGTGCGGCGTATTTGGGATTTGGGGACATGAAGAAGCTCCGCAAATCACGTATTACGGTCTCCACAGCCTCCAGCACCGAGGACAGGAGGGCGCTGGCATTGTGGCGACAGACGGTGAAAAACTGACGGCGCACAAAGGCCAAGGGCTGATCACGGAAGTATTTCAAAATGGCGAGCTCAGCAAAGTAAAAGGAAAAGGCGCAATCGGGCACGTTCGGTACGCAACGGCTGGAGGCGGCGGATACGAAAATGTTCAGCCGCTCCTCTTCCGTTCCCAAAACAACGGCAGCCTGGCGCTTGCCCATAACGGAAACCTAGTCAATGCCACTCAGCTGAAGCAGCAGCTCGAAAATCAAGGGAGTATCTTTCAGACCTCTTCGGACACAGAGGTTTTGGCTCACCTGATCAAAAGAAGCGGTCACTTCACGCTGAAGGATCAAATGAAAAACTCGCTTTCCATGCTGAAAGGGGCCTACGCATTCCTGATCATGACCGAAACAGAAATGATCGTCGCGCTCGACCCGAACGGGCTCAGACCGCTGTCAATCGGCATGATGGGCGACGCTTATGTGGTCGCATCAGAAACGTGCGCATTTGATGTGGTCGGCGCGACGTACCTTCGTGAGGTAGAACCGGGCGAAATGCTGATCATCAATGATGAAGGCATGAAATCAGAGCGTTTTTCCATGAATATCAACCGTTCCATTTGCAGCATGGAGTACATTTATTTCTCAAGGCCGGACAGCAATATTGAAGGGATTAACGTGCACAGTGCGCGTAAAAACCTTGGGAAAATGCTTGCTCAGGAATCCGCAGTTGAAGCCGATGTCGTAACAGGGGTTCCGGATTCCAGTATTTCAGCGGCGATCGGCTATGCAGAAGCAACAGGCATCCCGTACGAGCTCGGCTTAATCAAAAACCGTTATGTCGGCAGAACGTTTATTCAGCCGTCTCAGGCTCTTCGTGAGCAAGGCGTCAGAATGAAGCTTTCTGCTGTGCGCGGGGTTGTGGAAGGCAAACGAGTCGTTATGGTAGATGACTCGATCGTGCGCGGAACAACAAGCCGCCGGATTGTCACGATGCTCAGAGAAGCGGGTGCGACAGAAGTGCATGTGAAAATCAGTTCACCGCCGATCGCTCATCCGTGCTTTTACGGCATTGATACTTCCACTCACGAAGAACTGATCGCGTCTTCCCATTCAGTTGAAGAAATCCGTCAGGAAATCGGAGCCGACACTCTCTCATTTTTGAGTGTGGAAGGGCTGCTGAAAGGCATCGGCAGAAAATACGATGACTCTAATTGCGGACAGTGTCTCGCTTGCTTTACAGGAAAATATCCGACTGAAATTTACCAGGATACAGTGCTTCCTCATGTAAAAGAAGCGGTATTAACCAAATAA
- the purM gene encoding phosphoribosylformylglycinamidine cyclo-ligase codes for MSEAYKNAGVDIEAGYEAVKRMKKHVERTKRLGVMGSLGGFGGMFDLSELSYQKPVLISGTDGVGTKLKLAFSMDKHDTIGVDAVAMCVNDVLAQGAEPLFFLDYLAVGKADPVKIEQIVQGVADGCEQSGSALVGGETAEMPGLYTADEYDIAGFSVGVVEKDEIVTGENIEEGHLLIGLSSSGLHSNGFSLVRKVLLDDAELDLDKTYEPFDRRLGEELLEPTRIYVKPVLAAVKSGKVDGMAHVTGGGFIENIPRMLPEGLSAEIDHGSWPIPPIFSFLQEYGKLKEEDMFNVFNMGIGFVLAVKEEHLTDVIETLESHGEKAYLIGRVKQGEGVTFGGAALS; via the coding sequence ATGTCTGAAGCATATAAAAACGCAGGGGTTGACATCGAAGCCGGATATGAAGCTGTAAAACGAATGAAAAAACATGTGGAGCGTACAAAACGGCTTGGCGTTATGGGCAGCCTTGGCGGTTTTGGCGGCATGTTTGACCTGTCTGAGCTTTCTTATCAAAAACCGGTTTTAATTTCGGGAACAGATGGTGTCGGCACAAAATTAAAGCTCGCTTTTTCTATGGATAAGCATGACACGATTGGCGTGGACGCTGTTGCGATGTGTGTCAATGACGTGCTGGCACAAGGTGCAGAGCCGCTATTTTTCCTTGATTATTTAGCGGTCGGCAAAGCGGATCCTGTGAAAATTGAGCAAATCGTACAAGGTGTGGCGGACGGCTGTGAGCAGTCAGGTTCAGCCTTAGTCGGCGGCGAAACAGCTGAAATGCCGGGACTATATACAGCTGATGAATACGATATTGCCGGTTTCTCAGTCGGAGTGGTTGAAAAGGACGAAATCGTGACTGGTGAAAACATCGAGGAGGGCCATCTATTGATCGGCCTCAGCTCCAGCGGCCTTCACAGCAACGGATTTTCCCTTGTCAGAAAAGTGCTTCTAGATGATGCGGAGCTGGATCTTGATAAAACATACGAACCGTTTGACCGCCGACTTGGCGAGGAGCTGCTTGAACCGACAAGAATTTACGTGAAGCCTGTGCTCGCCGCGGTGAAGAGTGGAAAAGTCGACGGCATGGCGCACGTGACAGGCGGAGGATTCATCGAAAATATCCCGCGCATGCTTCCAGAAGGCTTAAGCGCGGAAATCGATCACGGCTCATGGCCGATCCCGCCGATTTTCTCTTTCCTGCAAGAGTACGGCAAGCTGAAGGAAGAAGACATGTTCAACGTCTTTAATATGGGCATCGGCTTTGTTTTGGCAGTCAAAGAAGAGCATCTGACAGATGTGATCGAAACGCTTGAAAGCCATGGCGAAAAAGCCTATTTGATCGGGCGTGTGAAACAAGGCGAAGGCGTCACATTCGGCGGTGCGGCACTTTCATGA
- the purN gene encoding phosphoribosylglycinamide formyltransferase: MKKIAVFASGNGSNFEAIVTCLKEENWDASVSLLVCDKPQAKVIERAETFHIPSFAFEPKSYENKAAFERAIIEQLHLHNVELIVLAGYMRLIGDTLLQAYGGKIINIHPSLLPAFPGIDAVGQAYRAGVKVAGITVHYVDEGMDTGPIIAQKAIEINEHDTLETIEQRIHKLEHKWYPIVIKQLLELNNRGEKA; encoded by the coding sequence ATGAAAAAAATTGCGGTATTTGCATCCGGAAACGGTTCAAACTTCGAAGCCATCGTCACTTGTTTGAAAGAGGAGAACTGGGATGCGTCCGTATCGCTTCTCGTTTGCGACAAACCGCAGGCGAAAGTCATCGAACGGGCGGAAACGTTCCATATTCCATCCTTTGCATTTGAACCGAAGTCTTATGAAAACAAGGCCGCATTTGAACGGGCCATTATTGAACAGCTTCACCTTCATAACGTTGAATTGATCGTTCTCGCCGGCTATATGAGGCTGATCGGTGACACGCTGCTTCAGGCTTACGGAGGAAAAATCATTAACATTCACCCGTCGCTTCTTCCGGCGTTCCCCGGAATCGACGCAGTCGGGCAGGCGTACCGCGCGGGTGTGAAGGTTGCCGGAATCACCGTGCATTATGTCGATGAAGGAATGGATACAGGCCCGATCATCGCTCAAAAGGCAATCGAAATTAACGAACATGATACATTGGAAACAATCGAACAGCGGATTCACAAACTTGAGCATAAATGGTATCCCATTGTGATTAAACAGCTATTAGAATTAAATAACAGAGGTGAAAAGGCATGA
- the purH gene encoding bifunctional phosphoribosylaminoimidazolecarboxamide formyltransferase/IMP cyclohydrolase, giving the protein MTIKRALISVSDKTNLVPFVKELTELGVEVISTGGTKRLLQENGVNVIGISEVTGFPEIMDGRLKTLHPNIHGGLLAVRGNEEHMAQINEHGIQPIDLVVVNLYPFKETISKADVTYEEAIENIDIGGPGMLRAASKNHQDVTVIVDPTDYSPVLNQIKEEGGVSLQKKRELAAKVFRHTAAYDALIADYLTDVVGEKEPEQFTVTFEKKQSLRYGENPHQEATFYQTALPVKGSIAQAEQLHGKELSYNNIKDADAAVQIVREFTEPAAVAVKHMNPCGVGTGKTIAEAFDRAFEADKTSIFGGIIALNREVDKATAEALHNIFLEIIIAPSFSQEALDILTAKKNLRLLTLDMTAAAQKEKQLTSVQGGLLIQDLDMHGFDDAEISVPTKREPNEQEWEDLKLAWKVVKHVKSNAIVLAKDNMTVGVGAGQMNRVGSAKIAIEQAGEKAKGSALGSDAYFPMPDTVEEAAKAGVTAIIQPGGSIRDEDSIKKADEYGIAMVFTGIRHFKH; this is encoded by the coding sequence ATGACCATTAAACGTGCATTAATCAGTGTTTCAGATAAAACAAATCTCGTTCCTTTCGTAAAAGAACTGACAGAGCTTGGCGTTGAAGTCATTTCAACAGGCGGAACGAAAAGGCTTCTTCAAGAAAACGGTGTGAATGTCATCGGAATTTCTGAAGTGACAGGCTTTCCTGAAATTATGGACGGACGGCTTAAAACACTTCATCCGAATATTCATGGCGGCCTTCTGGCGGTTCGCGGCAATGAAGAGCATATGGCGCAGATCAATGAACATGGGATTCAGCCGATTGACCTCGTTGTCGTCAACCTCTATCCATTTAAAGAAACGATTTCTAAAGCAGATGTCACATATGAAGAAGCGATCGAAAATATCGACATCGGCGGCCCGGGCATGCTGCGTGCGGCATCAAAAAACCATCAGGATGTAACGGTTATCGTCGATCCGACGGATTACAGCCCAGTGCTGAATCAAATCAAAGAAGAAGGCGGCGTATCACTTCAGAAAAAACGCGAGCTGGCGGCAAAAGTATTCCGTCATACTGCGGCGTATGATGCACTGATCGCTGACTATCTGACAGATGTTGTCGGTGAAAAAGAACCAGAGCAATTCACTGTGACATTTGAGAAAAAACAATCACTTCGCTACGGAGAAAACCCGCATCAGGAAGCGACATTCTATCAAACAGCTCTTCCTGTCAAAGGCTCCATTGCGCAAGCAGAACAGCTTCACGGAAAAGAGCTTTCTTACAACAACATTAAAGACGCGGACGCGGCAGTTCAAATCGTTCGCGAATTCACTGAGCCGGCTGCGGTTGCCGTCAAGCATATGAATCCGTGCGGCGTAGGAACTGGAAAAACGATCGCAGAAGCGTTTGACAGAGCGTTTGAAGCGGATAAAACTTCGATCTTCGGCGGCATTATCGCCCTGAACCGCGAAGTGGACAAGGCAACTGCCGAAGCGCTTCACAACATTTTCTTAGAAATCATCATTGCGCCTTCATTCAGCCAAGAAGCGCTTGACATCCTGACTGCGAAGAAAAATCTTCGTCTGCTGACACTTGATATGACAGCTGCTGCTCAAAAGGAAAAACAGCTGACATCTGTTCAAGGCGGACTGCTGATTCAAGATTTGGATATGCACGGCTTTGATGATGCTGAGATCAGCGTTCCGACAAAAAGAGAGCCGAACGAGCAAGAGTGGGAAGACTTGAAGCTTGCTTGGAAAGTCGTGAAGCATGTGAAATCAAATGCGATCGTTCTCGCGAAGGACAACATGACAGTCGGCGTGGGAGCAGGCCAAATGAACCGTGTCGGATCAGCAAAAATCGCCATTGAGCAAGCAGGTGAAAAAGCGAAAGGCAGCGCGCTCGGTTCTGATGCATATTTCCCAATGCCGGATACTGTCGAAGAAGCGGCAAAAGCGGGCGTTACGGCCATCATTCAGCCAGGCGGATCGATCCGTGATGAGGATTCCATCAAAAAAGCAGATGAGTACGGCATTGCCATGGTATTCACTGGCATTAGACACTTCAAACATTAA
- the purD gene encoding phosphoribosylamine--glycine ligase has protein sequence MNVFIIGKGGREHTMAWKAAQSSLVENVFAAPGNDGMADSAQLVNIEESDHAGLVSFAKENQVGLTIVGPEVPLIEGLVDEFEKAGLRVFGPSKAAAIIEGSKQFAKDLMKKYDIPTAEYDTFTSFEEAKAYVQEKGAPIVIKADGLAAGKGVTVAMTEEEAIACLHDFLEDEKFGDASASVVIEEFLSGEEFSLMAFVKGEKVYPMVIAQDHKRAFDGDKGPNTGGMGAYSPVPQISEETVRHAVETIVKPTAKAMVQEGRSFTGVLYAGLMLTENGSKVIEFNARFGDPETQVVLPRMESDLVQVLLDLLEDKEVDLKWKDTAAVSVVLASEGYPESYAKGTPIGNLAAETDQVVVFHAGTKAEGGEFVTNGGRVANVTAFDDTFEAARDRVYKAVDEIIKPGLFFRKDIGARALKAAQK, from the coding sequence GTGAATGTATTCATTATCGGTAAAGGCGGAAGAGAACATACGATGGCATGGAAGGCGGCGCAAAGCAGTCTCGTAGAGAACGTATTTGCAGCTCCAGGAAATGACGGTATGGCTGATTCCGCACAGCTTGTAAACATTGAGGAAAGCGATCACGCCGGGCTTGTCTCGTTTGCAAAAGAAAATCAGGTCGGCCTGACCATTGTTGGCCCCGAGGTTCCTTTAATTGAAGGTCTGGTGGATGAATTCGAAAAGGCCGGTCTGCGTGTGTTCGGCCCGTCAAAAGCCGCTGCGATCATCGAAGGCAGCAAACAGTTCGCTAAGGATTTAATGAAGAAATACGATATTCCGACTGCAGAATATGACACGTTCACATCCTTTGAAGAGGCAAAGGCATATGTGCAGGAAAAAGGCGCTCCGATTGTCATAAAAGCAGATGGACTTGCGGCTGGAAAAGGCGTAACCGTTGCTATGACAGAGGAAGAAGCGATTGCATGTCTGCATGATTTTCTTGAGGATGAAAAATTCGGTGATGCGAGCGCGTCTGTTGTCATTGAAGAATTTCTTTCCGGCGAAGAATTTTCTCTGATGGCATTCGTCAAAGGAGAAAAGGTGTATCCAATGGTGATTGCCCAAGATCACAAGCGGGCGTTTGATGGAGACAAAGGCCCGAATACGGGCGGAATGGGCGCTTACTCTCCAGTTCCGCAAATTTCAGAAGAAACCGTCCGCCATGCGGTGGAAACGATCGTCAAGCCGACTGCAAAAGCAATGGTACAAGAAGGCCGTTCCTTCACTGGCGTTTTGTACGCGGGATTGATGCTCACTGAAAACGGCTCAAAGGTCATCGAATTTAATGCCCGTTTTGGCGACCCGGAAACACAGGTCGTGCTTCCGCGCATGGAATCTGATCTGGTACAGGTGCTTCTTGATCTTTTAGAAGATAAAGAAGTCGACTTGAAATGGAAGGATACCGCGGCAGTGAGTGTGGTGCTTGCTTCAGAAGGGTACCCGGAAAGCTATGCAAAGGGCACGCCGATTGGCAACCTTGCAGCGGAAACTGATCAGGTTGTGGTCTTTCATGCCGGAACGAAAGCAGAAGGCGGAGAGTTCGTCACAAACGGAGGCCGCGTCGCCAATGTGACGGCTTTTGATGACACGTTTGAAGCGGCGAGAGACCGAGTGTACAAAGCCGTTGATGAGATCATCAAGCCGGGACTCTTTTTCAGAAAAGACATTGGGGCACGCGCTTTAAAGGCTGCCCAAAAATAA
- a CDS encoding Lrp/AsnC family transcriptional regulator translates to MDETDLHILSHLQRNGRLTMVELGKLVGLSSPSAAERVRKLEDKGVITGYSANICYEKLNKHVTAFILMEPKSCKHYAAFATAHPDVTENHRITGMYSYVTKVVTESVHTLEDFIDASMVHGKPTTLVVLSSSAHHPAFA, encoded by the coding sequence ATGGACGAAACAGACCTTCACATCCTCTCGCATTTGCAGCGAAATGGCAGATTAACGATGGTTGAGCTGGGAAAGCTTGTTGGACTCAGCTCTCCAAGCGCGGCGGAACGTGTCAGGAAGCTGGAAGACAAAGGAGTGATTACCGGCTACAGCGCGAATATCTGTTATGAAAAACTAAACAAGCATGTTACCGCTTTTATCCTGATGGAACCGAAAAGCTGCAAACACTACGCCGCCTTTGCCACAGCGCATCCGGATGTGACAGAAAACCACCGCATTACAGGCATGTACAGTTATGTGACAAAAGTGGTGACAGAATCGGTACATACGCTTGAAGATTTTATTGACGCCTCGATGGTCCACGGAAAACCAACCACGCTGGTTGTGCTTTCTTCTTCCGCACACCACCCCGCTTTTGCATAA
- a CDS encoding APC family permease, which yields MLPELQRSITWIQGTALTIGAVLGCGILILPSVTADAAGPASLFVWVFMSFLSFLLVGTLARLVKIAPSAGGITAYVQLAFQKKAGAVLGWIMLGSVPIGVPVIALTGAHYVSYVTDASDWQITLIAGCMLGVSILLHIKGIQLSANISTLVICVIVILLVTSIAVSFPHVKAAEFKPFLPHGWSAAGSVSVMIFFSFVGWEMITPLAEEFTHPEKDVPLSLFLAATCVAGLYIMLSFVTIGTHSYGVNGEIASLAMLISKGVGEGGVYVTVCLALFITFATIHANIAGFSRMVYALAREGHIPVYFGKLSETKLTPIRVLTALAAVFGFVLAAYGLFKTDLTTLLKGPSAAFIASYICTMAAALKLLSWRDSGWWMALGAFAACAVIYSFSGWAVLYPAALAAAGYLYMKTKKCHEKKPDHVSLFLFICLDALVRYDRKRCFEACRSQGRSAGFPILLSWPP from the coding sequence ATGTTGCCAGAATTGCAGCGTTCGATCACTTGGATACAAGGGACGGCATTAACGATTGGGGCCGTTTTAGGCTGCGGGATATTAATTCTGCCGTCTGTCACAGCTGACGCAGCCGGTCCTGCTTCTTTATTTGTTTGGGTGTTCATGTCTTTCTTATCATTTCTTCTTGTCGGCACGCTGGCCCGGCTTGTGAAAATAGCGCCCAGCGCCGGAGGAATCACGGCTTATGTGCAGTTGGCTTTTCAGAAAAAAGCCGGAGCGGTTTTGGGCTGGATCATGTTAGGGTCCGTTCCAATCGGTGTTCCTGTCATCGCTTTGACTGGCGCGCATTACGTCAGTTACGTCACAGATGCTTCGGATTGGCAGATTACATTGATTGCAGGTTGTATGTTGGGTGTCTCCATTTTGCTTCATATAAAAGGCATTCAACTATCCGCTAATATCAGTACACTCGTTATTTGTGTCATCGTAATTCTGCTTGTCACTTCGATTGCCGTGTCATTTCCTCACGTCAAAGCAGCAGAATTCAAGCCGTTTCTTCCGCATGGCTGGTCTGCCGCAGGATCTGTTTCTGTAATGATTTTTTTCTCTTTTGTAGGCTGGGAAATGATTACACCATTGGCTGAAGAGTTTACACATCCTGAAAAAGATGTCCCGCTCAGCTTGTTTTTAGCGGCAACTTGTGTGGCAGGGCTGTATATCATGCTGTCGTTTGTGACGATAGGTACTCATTCATACGGAGTGAATGGAGAAATCGCATCACTTGCCATGCTCATATCAAAAGGAGTCGGTGAAGGCGGAGTATATGTAACGGTGTGTTTAGCACTGTTTATCACATTCGCCACCATTCATGCTAATATTGCGGGTTTTTCCAGAATGGTGTACGCATTGGCGAGAGAGGGGCACATTCCCGTATATTTCGGGAAACTCAGTGAGACAAAACTTACGCCTATCCGTGTATTAACAGCGCTGGCCGCAGTGTTTGGCTTCGTGCTTGCGGCATATGGCCTTTTTAAAACCGATTTAACAACACTGTTAAAAGGGCCGAGTGCGGCATTCATCGCATCATACATATGTACAATGGCGGCAGCGCTAAAACTGTTGAGCTGGAGAGATTCAGGCTGGTGGATGGCGTTAGGGGCTTTTGCGGCGTGCGCAGTGATTTACTCATTCAGCGGCTGGGCAGTCCTTTATCCAGCAGCACTGGCAGCCGCAGGGTATCTCTATATGAAGACAAAGAAATGTCATGAGAAAAAGCCTGATCACGTTTCGCTTTTTTTGTTCATCTGTCTTGATGCTCTTGTTCGTTATGACCGGAAGCGCTGTTTTGAAGCATGTAGGTCACAGGGCAGAAGCGCAGGATTCCCGATCCTGCTTTCATGGCCCCCATAA